The following are encoded together in the Methylomonas methanica MC09 genome:
- a CDS encoding xanthine dehydrogenase family protein molybdopterin-binding subunit has protein sequence MNTPVEFSELPSTDTESLSIVNISRRTFLKDLALSGFVLAAGFPVLTLADEEPKKYGADAMPHGWVDNPLVFVAIADDGTVTIVCHRSEMGQGVRTSLPMVVADELDANWLHVKVVQAPGDEARFGNQDTDGSRSMRHFFTPMRRVGAAARQMLETAAAAQWQVPVNEVRAELHRVLHPSSGKSLSYGELAKAAAKLPVPARESLQLKKPEEFRYIGKGHQRIIDGRNIVSGQAQYGIDTRLPDMLYAVVARPMVLGGKVSSYDAGEALKVSGVVKVVELKSSPLPADFNPLGGVAVIARNTWAAIQGRKALKIEWDKGPHAGYDSVAYKAEMEAAARQPGKVVRNDGDVDAAFSKAAQTITAEYYAPHLAQAPMEPPAATARIVKGHCEVWACTQAPQVSRERVAKWLNVPEDKVTMNVTLLGGGFGRKSMADYIIEAALLSQAMHGQPVKVTWTREDDLHHSYFHTVSVERLAAGLDGQGKTIAWQHRTVAPSISATFGPDSKHQMPAELGMGVVNVPFAIPNIRIENPEAEAHTRIGWFRSVSNIPHAFAIQSFVAELAAAAGRDHKEFLLDLIGPARRIDPRDLGDTWNQGESPEVYPVDTGRLRRVIEAVSSAAAWGREMPKGHGLGLAAHYSFVTYVAVVAEVAVDEKGKFSIPQVDIAVDCGPQVNPERIRSQLEGACIMGVSLAMLGEISFKNGAVQQDNFHNYQLTRIDDAPREIRVHLLPSSEYDMPLGGVGEPGVPPIAPALCNAIFAATGQRIRQLPIVDRLNKD, from the coding sequence ATGAATACCCCAGTTGAGTTTTCCGAGTTGCCGAGTACGGATACGGAAAGTCTGAGTATCGTCAATATCAGCCGCCGTACTTTTTTGAAAGATTTGGCGCTGAGCGGTTTTGTATTGGCGGCGGGATTCCCCGTGTTGACGCTTGCGGATGAAGAGCCGAAAAAATACGGTGCCGACGCCATGCCGCATGGCTGGGTGGACAATCCGCTGGTATTTGTGGCGATTGCCGACGACGGCACGGTGACGATTGTCTGCCACCGTTCTGAAATGGGGCAGGGCGTACGCACCAGTTTGCCGATGGTGGTGGCCGACGAATTGGACGCCAACTGGCTGCATGTAAAAGTCGTACAAGCGCCCGGCGACGAAGCGCGTTTCGGCAATCAGGATACCGACGGTTCTCGAAGTATGCGGCATTTCTTTACGCCCATGCGCCGGGTTGGCGCGGCTGCCCGGCAAATGCTGGAGACCGCGGCAGCGGCGCAATGGCAAGTGCCGGTTAATGAAGTGCGAGCCGAACTGCATCGGGTGCTGCATCCCTCCAGCGGTAAATCGTTGAGTTATGGCGAGTTGGCCAAGGCGGCGGCCAAGCTGCCGGTGCCGGCCAGAGAGAGTTTGCAACTCAAAAAACCGGAGGAATTCCGGTATATCGGCAAGGGCCATCAGCGCATTATTGACGGCCGCAATATCGTCTCGGGTCAGGCGCAATACGGTATCGATACCCGTTTGCCGGATATGTTGTATGCCGTGGTAGCCAGACCCATGGTACTGGGCGGTAAAGTGTCCAGTTACGATGCAGGCGAAGCCTTGAAAGTGTCGGGCGTGGTCAAGGTAGTCGAACTCAAAAGCAGTCCATTACCGGCGGATTTTAATCCGCTTGGCGGGGTGGCAGTGATTGCCCGCAATACCTGGGCGGCGATACAGGGCCGTAAGGCGCTGAAGATCGAATGGGACAAGGGCCCGCATGCCGGTTACGATTCTGTGGCATACAAAGCCGAAATGGAAGCAGCGGCCCGTCAGCCGGGTAAAGTGGTGCGTAACGACGGTGATGTCGATGCTGCCTTTAGTAAAGCCGCACAAACGATAACCGCAGAATATTACGCGCCGCATTTGGCTCAGGCGCCCATGGAACCGCCGGCGGCCACCGCGCGTATCGTCAAAGGCCATTGCGAAGTCTGGGCCTGTACCCAGGCGCCGCAAGTGTCTCGGGAACGGGTGGCAAAATGGTTGAATGTACCCGAGGACAAGGTCACCATGAACGTGACGCTGTTGGGTGGCGGTTTTGGACGCAAATCCATGGCGGACTATATCATTGAGGCGGCTTTGTTGTCCCAGGCCATGCACGGCCAACCGGTTAAAGTGACCTGGACTCGGGAAGACGATTTACACCATTCGTATTTCCATACTGTTTCCGTGGAACGTCTGGCAGCCGGCTTGGATGGCCAAGGTAAGACGATCGCCTGGCAGCATCGAACGGTGGCGCCCAGCATTTCGGCCACCTTCGGTCCCGACAGCAAGCATCAAATGCCGGCGGAGCTGGGGATGGGCGTGGTCAATGTGCCGTTCGCCATTCCCAATATTCGCATCGAGAATCCTGAAGCGGAGGCGCATACCCGTATCGGCTGGTTTCGCTCGGTATCCAATATTCCGCATGCATTCGCTATCCAGTCTTTCGTGGCCGAACTGGCCGCCGCCGCCGGTCGTGATCATAAAGAGTTTTTGCTGGATTTAATCGGCCCGGCCCGCCGTATCGATCCGCGCGATTTGGGCGATACCTGGAATCAGGGCGAATCGCCCGAGGTGTATCCGGTGGATACAGGAAGGCTGCGGCGGGTGATTGAAGCAGTATCCAGCGCAGCCGCCTGGGGACGGGAAATGCCCAAAGGCCACGGCCTGGGCTTGGCGGCGCATTACAGTTTCGTCACCTATGTTGCCGTAGTGGCTGAAGTCGCGGTCGACGAAAAAGGTAAATTCAGCATACCGCAGGTGGATATTGCCGTGGATTGCGGCCCGCAAGTCAATCCGGAGCGGATACGTTCACAGTTGGAAGGCGCTTGTATCATGGGTGTCAGCTTAGCCATGCTGGGTGAAATCAGTTTTAAAAACGGCGCGGTGCAGCAGGATAATTTTCATAACTATCAATTGACCCGGATCGACGATGCGCCGCGTGAAATCAGAGTGCATTTATTGCCCAGCAGCGAATACGACATGCCGCTGGGCGGTGTCGGCGAGCCGGGTGTGCCGCCAATAGCGCCTGCACTTTGCAACGCGATTTTTGCCGCCACCGGCCAGCGTATCAGGCAACTGCCGATTGTGGATAGGCTGAATAAGGATTGA
- a CDS encoding beta/gamma crystallin domain-containing protein codes for MNKIYTVFRVIETILLATILWSFTSVVYAKDKDCWVEFFQGSQYSGDHFRLDGPVQLANLRNVQGKNWELNIDSLKVGPSARVTVFENTNFKLTLKEMEKYPELLHSLGLTEKDAMEDKELIFGADSKIHDLSDFNFRKKIRSLKIDCE; via the coding sequence ATGAATAAAATTTATACTGTATTCAGAGTAATTGAAACCATTTTATTGGCGACAATCCTATGGAGTTTTACGTCGGTGGTTTATGCCAAGGATAAGGATTGCTGGGTGGAGTTTTTTCAGGGTAGTCAATATAGCGGCGATCATTTTCGACTCGACGGCCCGGTCCAATTGGCAAATCTGCGCAATGTACAAGGGAAAAATTGGGAGTTGAATATCGACAGTCTTAAAGTCGGGCCCAGCGCCAGAGTGACCGTGTTTGAAAATACCAACTTCAAACTAACCTTAAAAGAAATGGAGAAATATCCGGAGTTACTGCATTCGCTTGGGTTGACCGAAAAAGACGCTATGGAGGACAAGGAACTTATCTTTGGCGCGGATTCGAAAATACATGATCTCAGTGACTTTAACTTTCGTAAGAAAATCCGCTCTTTGAAAATCGACTGCGAATAA
- a CDS encoding HIT domain-containing protein, producing MNSFQLHHRLEQDCLPVGHFALSKILLINDKQYPWVILVPRRPDITEIYQLAPDDRQQLLDESCLLAQALVSIYRPDKLNIAAIGNLVPQLHLHHVVRYRSDIAWPGPVWGKFASCAYNEQEAEFELSRLREHLQDHLLNR from the coding sequence ATGAACTCTTTTCAGTTACACCACCGCTTGGAACAAGACTGTCTTCCCGTGGGCCATTTTGCGTTAAGCAAAATTTTATTGATAAATGACAAGCAATATCCTTGGGTGATCCTGGTACCCCGTCGGCCCGATATCACGGAAATATATCAATTAGCGCCGGACGACAGGCAGCAATTGTTGGACGAGTCTTGCTTATTGGCGCAGGCGCTGGTTTCGATTTACCGACCGGACAAGCTTAATATTGCCGCTATCGGTAATCTGGTACCTCAGTTGCATCTGCATCATGTGGTGCGCTATCGGTCCGATATCGCTTGGCCCGGGCCGGTATGGGGTAAATTCGCGTCCTGCGCCTATAACGAACAAGAGGCAGAATTCGAGTTAAGCCGCCTGCGGGAACACCTGCAAGACCATCTGCTTAATCGTTAA
- a CDS encoding DUF5765 domain-containing protein — translation MCWSGEASAVLAVTGFASTVYFYRQGESKVLCMALAYFSLMELLQAYTYTVIDECFNPNNQIATFLGYMHIAFQPFFVNAVTMHFIPQPLRQRIAPYVYSLCFAAATIFMMRIYPFDWSSFCFDRFYQFLPGTDIKFSMPFCGKQICSTSGQWHIAWAIPASGSIEMANSYVYAAFLLPLLYGSWKLVLYHLNTGPLLAYLTTNNMNEWAAVWCLYSIGLLLLLIKTPARRYLHVTSWYGQAYPKFLTRERLEQNSPPNQ, via the coding sequence ATGTGTTGGAGTGGAGAGGCCTCGGCCGTGTTGGCGGTTACCGGCTTTGCGAGTACGGTTTATTTTTATCGCCAGGGGGAATCCAAGGTTCTGTGTATGGCGTTGGCATATTTTTCCTTGATGGAATTGTTGCAGGCTTATACCTACACGGTAATTGACGAGTGTTTTAACCCGAATAATCAGATTGCCACCTTTCTCGGTTACATGCACATCGCTTTCCAACCGTTTTTCGTCAATGCAGTCACCATGCATTTCATTCCGCAACCCTTGCGGCAGCGCATCGCACCCTACGTGTATAGCTTGTGTTTTGCCGCAGCCACCATTTTCATGATGCGTATTTACCCTTTCGACTGGAGCAGCTTTTGTTTCGACAGGTTTTACCAATTTTTGCCGGGCACCGATATCAAATTCAGCATGCCGTTTTGCGGCAAACAAATCTGCTCGACCTCCGGCCAATGGCATATTGCCTGGGCCATTCCGGCCAGCGGCAGCATTGAAATGGCCAATAGCTACGTCTACGCGGCCTTTTTACTGCCGCTACTGTACGGTTCCTGGAAGCTGGTGCTTTACCATCTCAATACCGGACCTTTATTGGCCTATTTGACTACCAACAACATGAATGAATGGGCCGCGGTATGGTGTTTATATTCCATCGGCTTGCTGCTGCTGCTGATCAAAACCCCAGCCCGCCGCTATCTGCATGTCACCAGCTGGTACGGTCAAGCCTACCCGAAATTTTTGACCCGCGAACGGCTTGAGCAAAACAGCCCGCCGAATCAGTGA
- a CDS encoding dodecin, whose product MSEHVYKKIELTGSSSAGIQHAIETAIAKAGQTIKNMRWFEVVETRGHIENGKVAHWQVTIKVGFTVED is encoded by the coding sequence ATGTCGGAACATGTCTATAAAAAAATCGAACTAACCGGCTCATCCAGTGCCGGCATCCAACACGCCATCGAAACCGCCATCGCCAAAGCCGGCCAAACCATAAAAAATATGCGCTGGTTTGAAGTGGTGGAAACCCGCGGCCATATCGAAAACGGCAAAGTCGCACATTGGCAAGTCACTATTAAAGTTGGATTTACAGTCGAAGATTAA
- the thiE gene encoding thiamine phosphate synthase gives MKFPRRGLYAITQPEHKTLEQILNEVEAALKGGAVVIQYRDKQPLDAEGLARQLLTLCHAYQVPLLINDSVELAVKVGADGVHLGRDDGDIANARSRLGENAIIGISCYNDVQKARIAAEHGADYVAFGRFFPSGSKPLAASADLTTLTQAKQLLNLPIVAIGGILPENGGQLIAAGADLLAVIGGIFDHEPQAAAQAYQALFHS, from the coding sequence ATGAAATTTCCGCGACGCGGCTTGTATGCCATCACCCAGCCCGAACATAAAACCCTTGAACAAATCCTGAACGAAGTGGAAGCGGCGTTAAAAGGCGGCGCCGTGGTGATTCAGTATCGGGACAAACAGCCGCTGGACGCAGAGGGTTTGGCTCGCCAATTGTTAACGCTTTGCCATGCCTATCAAGTACCGTTACTGATCAACGATAGCGTGGAGTTGGCCGTAAAAGTCGGTGCCGACGGCGTGCATCTGGGCCGGGATGACGGCGACATAGCCAATGCCAGAAGCCGCTTGGGGGAGAATGCCATAATCGGTATATCGTGTTATAACGATGTACAGAAAGCGCGCATCGCAGCCGAACACGGTGCGGATTACGTGGCTTTTGGCCGCTTCTTTCCGTCCGGATCCAAACCGCTGGCGGCCTCTGCCGATTTGACCACTTTAACCCAGGCCAAGCAGCTGTTAAACCTGCCTATAGTGGCAATTGGCGGCATACTGCCGGAAAACGGTGGACAGTTAATTGCCGCGGGTGCAGACTTATTAGCAGTGATAGGCGGTATATTCGACCACGAACCGCAAGCCGCGGCTCAGGCCTATCAAGCCCTATTTCATTCCTAA
- the thiD gene encoding bifunctional hydroxymethylpyrimidine kinase/phosphomethylpyrimidine kinase, producing the protein MSVNRPIVLCFSGHDPSGGAGIQADIETIVSHRCHAASVITVLTEQDSRNVKKLLPQQPMNIISQAKTVLNDFKVSAIKIGLLGHEDTALAIHDILRQCPGIPVVLDPVLAAGGGTELAGRQLMTAIAEKLLPLTTVLTPNSEEARRLAGMDDLAECAKLLQAKGAQNVLITGTHEHSELVHNRLFMPDNLSETFNWERLPHQYHGSGCTLASAIAALLAQGLDVFTAVNEAQEFTWNSLAAAFLPGKGQYNPGRLFWMDA; encoded by the coding sequence ATGAGTGTAAACCGCCCTATCGTTCTGTGCTTTTCCGGACATGACCCCAGTGGCGGTGCCGGCATTCAAGCCGATATCGAAACCATTGTCAGCCACCGTTGCCATGCTGCCAGTGTCATCACGGTTTTGACCGAGCAGGACAGCCGCAACGTCAAAAAATTGCTGCCGCAACAGCCCATGAACATCATCAGTCAGGCCAAAACCGTGCTGAACGACTTCAAGGTTTCGGCGATTAAGATTGGTTTATTGGGTCATGAGGATACCGCCTTGGCTATTCATGATATTTTGCGGCAATGCCCTGGGATACCGGTGGTACTGGACCCGGTCCTGGCCGCTGGAGGCGGCACCGAACTGGCCGGCCGGCAACTTATGACCGCCATCGCTGAAAAACTGCTGCCCTTGACCACTGTATTGACACCAAATAGTGAAGAAGCCCGCCGATTGGCGGGTATGGACGATTTAGCCGAATGCGCCAAGTTGCTGCAGGCCAAAGGCGCCCAAAACGTGTTAATCACCGGCACCCACGAGCATTCAGAACTGGTGCATAACCGCTTATTCATGCCGGATAATTTGAGCGAAACCTTTAACTGGGAACGGCTGCCACACCAATACCACGGCTCGGGCTGTACGCTGGCCAGCGCCATTGCCGCGCTGCTTGCGCAAGGTCTCGATGTCTTTACCGCGGTCAACGAAGCGCAGGAGTTTACCTGGAACAGTCTGGCGGCTGCTTTTCTGCCCGGTAAAGGCCAATACAATCCGGGGCGTTTATTCTGGATGGATGCATGA
- a CDS encoding BRCT domain-containing protein, with protein MLTTSQKKLIAQASLNFDGLSEQRFCQLCDDPGSITSASDLELTAFLQLANALYRGGEPIISDADYDFLYLAELKKRNPEHPLLQAVEPEPVFAGKTVDLPLIMLSTDKAYTLEDVERWAGRIEKAARELGKNFAELTFKVTPKLDGYAAYDDGEMLYTRGDGRKGQDISRVFERGLRIADHGRRGLGAGEIVVSRSYFDERLAEYFDNARNFQASVIKEKELDEHAESAIKDHAAVFYPFALLPNWLGPWATLRNDFENIVKGIWHKVDYDVDGVILEIVDEDLKTHMGATRHHHRWQLAYKENLQTAEVEVLNVTPQTSRSGRITPVAELEPVRLSGALLSRATAHHYKMVVDKGIGPGAIIQLARSGEVIPKIEQVLRPAEPQVPERCPSCNHTLVWDNDYLICPNNLACPAQISNSMEHFFRVLKNNDGFGAASIKKLYEYGIRRVDEIYALNAEQFESMGFGPKQSQNLVDQLLRSRTEAVEDWRFLAAFGVFRMGLGNCERLLHHHALTDIFSLTEADIVAIEGFAEKTAAVITEGFVNIKPLFDQLMALGFNLQSTQHRQDDASHPLAGKTLVFTGTLHSGSRDELSKQAKAKGAKVGSAVSAKTDYLVAGDNVGANKLNAARDKGVNIISEQEFLQLLNGAGS; from the coding sequence ATGCTTACCACTTCCCAAAAAAAACTCATCGCACAAGCATCCTTAAACTTTGACGGTTTAAGCGAACAACGCTTTTGCCAGTTATGCGATGATCCCGGCTCTATTACATCCGCCAGCGATTTGGAATTGACGGCATTTCTGCAACTCGCCAATGCCTTGTACCGTGGCGGCGAACCGATTATCAGCGATGCCGACTACGACTTCTTGTATCTGGCCGAGCTCAAAAAACGCAATCCCGAACATCCCTTATTACAAGCAGTGGAACCTGAACCGGTTTTTGCCGGCAAAACCGTGGACTTACCGCTGATCATGCTATCCACGGACAAGGCCTACACCCTTGAAGATGTGGAACGTTGGGCCGGCCGTATCGAAAAAGCCGCGCGGGAATTGGGGAAAAATTTTGCCGAGCTGACGTTTAAAGTCACTCCAAAACTCGACGGCTATGCAGCCTATGATGATGGCGAGATGCTTTACACCCGCGGCGACGGCCGAAAGGGTCAGGATATCAGCCGAGTCTTCGAACGCGGCCTGCGGATTGCGGATCACGGTCGACGCGGTTTGGGAGCGGGTGAAATCGTGGTTTCCCGCAGTTATTTCGACGAACGCCTTGCCGAGTATTTCGATAACGCCCGTAACTTTCAGGCCAGTGTGATCAAGGAGAAGGAGCTGGACGAACACGCCGAATCCGCCATCAAGGATCACGCGGCGGTGTTTTATCCCTTTGCCTTACTGCCCAACTGGCTCGGACCATGGGCGACCTTGCGCAACGATTTTGAAAATATCGTCAAGGGCATATGGCATAAAGTGGATTACGACGTCGACGGGGTGATTCTGGAAATCGTCGACGAAGACCTGAAAACCCACATGGGCGCCACCCGCCACCATCATCGCTGGCAATTGGCCTACAAGGAAAATCTGCAAACGGCTGAAGTCGAAGTGTTGAATGTAACGCCGCAAACGTCGCGCTCCGGCCGCATCACGCCGGTGGCCGAATTGGAACCGGTGCGTCTTAGCGGCGCCCTGCTGTCGAGGGCCACGGCCCATCACTACAAAATGGTGGTGGACAAAGGCATAGGGCCCGGCGCGATTATCCAACTGGCCCGCTCCGGCGAAGTGATTCCTAAAATCGAGCAAGTGCTTCGGCCCGCCGAACCGCAAGTACCCGAGCGTTGTCCCAGTTGTAACCATACCTTGGTCTGGGATAACGATTATTTGATTTGTCCCAATAACCTCGCCTGCCCGGCGCAAATTAGCAACAGCATGGAGCATTTTTTCCGGGTACTGAAAAACAACGACGGTTTCGGCGCCGCCAGTATCAAAAAACTGTATGAATACGGTATTCGCCGGGTTGACGAAATTTATGCGCTGAACGCCGAGCAATTCGAAAGCATGGGCTTTGGTCCCAAGCAGTCACAAAATCTGGTCGATCAATTGCTGCGCAGCCGCACGGAAGCCGTGGAAGACTGGCGTTTTTTGGCCGCTTTCGGTGTGTTCCGCATGGGCTTGGGCAATTGCGAACGCCTGCTACACCATCACGCCCTGACGGATATTTTCTCTCTTACCGAGGCGGATATTGTGGCTATTGAGGGTTTTGCCGAAAAAACCGCGGCGGTGATTACCGAAGGCTTTGTCAATATCAAACCCTTGTTCGACCAGTTGATGGCGCTGGGATTTAACCTGCAGAGCACGCAACATCGGCAAGACGATGCATCCCATCCGTTGGCGGGCAAGACGCTGGTATTCACCGGCACATTGCATAGCGGCAGCCGCGATGAATTGAGCAAACAAGCGAAAGCCAAAGGCGCCAAAGTCGGTAGCGCGGTCTCGGCCAAAACCGATTATCTGGTGGCAGGCGATAATGTGGGCGCCAACAAACTGAATGCCGCCCGCGACAAAGGGGTTAACATCATCAGCGAACAGGAATTTTTGCAATTGCTGAACGGTGCTGGCTCATGA
- a CDS encoding transcriptional repressor, translating to MTARPTISDQTAEHDHSQCIRNAISTAEELCIRRGVQLTPIRHKILELIWNSHKAVKAYDLLDLIRPVNDAAKPATVYRALDFLLEQGLIHRVESLNAFVGCRSSGTRHDQLLLIRTACHNVEERSAPQVFLALADEMQRASFIPQRKTMEIHGLCKTCQPE from the coding sequence ATGACTGCCCGACCTACAATATCCGATCAAACAGCGGAGCATGACCACAGTCAGTGCATCCGTAATGCCATTTCGACCGCGGAAGAGCTGTGTATCCGTCGTGGCGTGCAATTAACACCGATCCGCCACAAAATCCTGGAACTGATCTGGAATAGCCATAAAGCCGTCAAAGCTTATGACTTGTTGGATCTAATCCGCCCGGTAAATGATGCCGCCAAGCCTGCTACAGTTTATCGTGCTTTGGATTTTTTACTAGAGCAAGGCTTGATTCATCGCGTGGAAAGCTTGAACGCTTTTGTGGGTTGCCGTAGCTCGGGCACCCGGCACGACCAGTTGTTACTGATCCGCACTGCCTGCCATAACGTGGAGGAACGTTCCGCGCCGCAGGTGTTTTTAGCGCTTGCGGACGAAATGCAACGCGCTTCGTTCATTCCGCAACGCAAAACCATGGAAATACATGGCTTATGCAAAACCTGCCAACCTGAATAA
- a CDS encoding diguanylate cyclase: MKATGFLLFSILWLMLVGLSFYYQVEDDKKYGQKIAYKQAEMFFQHIVLMRQWNADHGGVYVPVTEQNQPNPYLNATTRDVTTREGQTLTLIDPALMTRQLAKMEESRSHIRFHIASLTPMDPENKADAWEEKALQAFTQGWKSYEGLTDIGNQRYFRYMGALVLEPTCLKCHNEPDYKVGDVVGGISVSIPSASIDDFLSVRLAWLKQSHLLIAAIGLMALLIAYWAQERLNKRLTKARSHLQLAYLDSLTLLPNRRYYDAFVRREWKRATRHHYPLSMIMIDIDFFKAYNDNLGHVEGDQCLRQVARTLRRYFRRSGDLIARYGGEEFCVVAACDSLQIMQLAEILRMAVESMKLPHPESKISQYVTISLGVATLIPRENIEFGDLLLHADRALYDAKHSGRNRVEKYRG; this comes from the coding sequence ATGAAAGCTACCGGCTTTCTACTGTTTAGCATTCTTTGGTTGATGTTAGTCGGATTGTCTTTTTACTATCAAGTGGAAGACGACAAAAAATACGGCCAAAAAATCGCTTATAAGCAAGCCGAGATGTTTTTTCAACATATCGTGCTAATGAGGCAATGGAATGCTGATCATGGCGGTGTATATGTACCCGTAACCGAGCAGAATCAACCCAATCCGTATTTGAATGCGACCACCCGTGACGTCACCACCCGCGAGGGTCAAACACTAACCTTAATCGATCCCGCGCTGATGACCAGGCAACTGGCGAAAATGGAAGAAAGCCGCAGCCATATCCGATTTCATATCGCCAGCTTAACGCCCATGGACCCTGAGAATAAAGCCGATGCTTGGGAAGAAAAAGCCCTACAGGCCTTTACTCAAGGCTGGAAGTCTTATGAAGGATTAACCGATATCGGCAACCAGCGTTATTTTCGTTACATGGGGGCTCTCGTTTTGGAGCCGACCTGTTTGAAGTGTCACAATGAGCCCGATTACAAAGTAGGCGATGTGGTTGGCGGCATCAGTGTCAGTATACCGAGTGCCAGTATCGATGATTTTCTGTCGGTACGTTTGGCATGGTTGAAACAATCCCATCTATTGATCGCGGCAATCGGCTTAATGGCTTTATTGATTGCCTATTGGGCTCAGGAAAGGCTCAATAAGCGCCTGACCAAGGCGCGCAGCCATCTGCAATTGGCCTATCTGGACTCGCTGACCTTGCTACCCAACCGGCGTTATTACGATGCATTCGTCAGACGCGAATGGAAACGCGCCACCCGCCATCATTATCCGCTGTCGATGATCATGATCGATATCGACTTTTTTAAAGCTTATAACGATAATCTGGGGCATGTGGAAGGGGATCAATGTTTAAGGCAAGTGGCACGTACCTTAAGACGCTATTTCAGACGCTCCGGCGATTTGATAGCCCGTTACGGCGGCGAGGAGTTTTGCGTGGTGGCGGCCTGCGATTCCCTGCAAATCATGCAACTGGCCGAAATTTTACGGATGGCTGTCGAGAGCATGAAATTGCCTCACCCCGAATCCAAAATCTCGCAATACGTCACGATCAGTCTGGGCGTGGCAACATTGATACCTAGGGAGAATATCGAGTTCGGCGATTTGTTATTGCATGCGGATCGGGCTTTATATGACGCCAAACATTCGGGCAGAAACAGGGTCGAAAAATACAGGGGTTAA